TCCGAAGCTGGAGAAGAACTTGCGGAGATTAGGTGCACCGAGCCCGGTAAAGATAAAGCAGGAGATGGGGCACATACTGCTGTCAAGCTCCGGGTTGGGTGCGGCGGTGGGTGAGAGAGTTGATGAAGGGTGCTTAATGAATGAGAGAAAGAAGACGCCGCAGACAGTGGCGGCGGGGGGCAGGGGTGGTGGTAGCAAAGGTGGTGGCATGTGTGGTGGCGGGAGACGGTCGGATTACGGATCGGGTTCTGATTCTCAAGATCCGGGGAGTTGGCGTGGATCAGAGATTACGGACGCTTATTATGAGACGATGATTGAGGCAAATCCTGGGAATCCTCTCTTTTTAGCAaattatgctaaatttttgaaagagGTTAGTGACTATTCAGTAAAGTTCCAATCTTGGCAGTATGTTTCAACTTCACGATTGTGCCTAATTCTGGATACTGATTCTGTAGTGTATTCATGTTTTGTAGGTTAAGGGAGACTTAACAAAAGCAGAAGAGTACTGTGGAAGAGCAATTATAGCTAATCCAAATGACGGCAATGTGTTGTCTCTCTATGCTGATCTAATATGGCAGACACACAAGGATTCTGCTAGAGCTGAATCTTATTTTGAACAAGCTGTTAAATCTGACCCCAATGACTGGTATTTTCTTGTTCAGAGACCTTTCTCCATTAGCAGATCATTGTTCTGAGCTCAACTTGCACCCATTCTTGGTTTACTGACTGAACTGTTGCATATACTCAATAAATTTTCATGTTTGTGCAGTTATGTTCTAGCTTCCTTTGCCCGATTCCTGTGGGATGCGGATGAGGATCACGAAGACGAGGAGGAGGATCTAAAAACCAGCGAATGCGAAGTGAAGACGTATCACTCACCATCTAACTTTTTCCAAGATGAATCTCATTGGCCTCATCTAGCTGCAGCTTCTTGAATCTAAACCCTCTTCCTCCATGTAAACCACCATACATATGTAGTCTGCTATGTACAGAGTATTGTTATTCATAATGCCATAGTGTGTTTGCACCCTTTCTAAGGCCACCAAGAAGAGGTTTTGTTATTCATATTTGCGTTCTTGATTTGTAGTTCAACTAAGAAATGTAAATTATGCCGTGATATAGATCCTTTTCTGAGGTTAAACCCAAACATTGTATACACCTTGACTTCTGCATGGGTGCAGATGTAAACTGGTACCAAGGATGCCAGCAGATCAATACCTGCCGTTGTTTTATAACTCAGAGCGAGTGATAACTATGCAAATCAAATCAGTAACATCTTTCAATCTTTGTATGATATGTATAAATACTACAGATTGTGAAGGCAATAATTGTTGTTCTTGATGGTTCACAAATATCATGTTTTGATCGTTCACCATTGTTATAGATGGTAGAGCCAACAGCTGTTACAGCTGTAAATATCTCATCTGATATTGTTTGCTCTTGAAAATTCAAGAACTCGTTTTCAATTCCTTTTGTACAGGTATGTATTCGACGTTGAATTTGAGTGATGTGTATGTAATCAAGTTGTAGATAGAAATAGACCGTTGGATTCTAAAGCCAAGAGAATATGCATGTTTCATTATCCTCTTGTTTTTATGCTGTGGGTTAAGTGAATCTGAGGCCTCAACACTTGCTTGATGCTTAACCATGGGGTCCCTTTTAAGGGAAAGTATTGACCTTATCGGAAATTCCCAGCCACACTGCTTCCCTTCCGGATACTTTTTTGACTACTATTTCTTATGTCTCTACCAATCACTGTCCAAGAAACACATACGCGTTAACAATTAGTCACACTCACCAACTTGAATCAACGGTGCAGTGATGCAGTATTTATGATTTTTGTAAGAACACTGTTTTCAATATGATAGTGATGCTACCATATAAACTTACAATTGATGGACTCAAATTGGTTGATTGTCTGGCTCCTATGGAAGTTATTCTCGTCCTAACCGACTTGAAGTGGGAGATTTGTCAAGTACCATTCAAACAAAGAGTTCATGAGGAGAAGAGCTTTGTATAGACACTCTTGAGCCATGTTTGTCTCCCTAAGcttgaaattatttcatttcgTTCTATTGATCGGTTCTAGCTTCAAAGAACATATACATGGAGCTATGTCGACTTAGGTACGCCTCATTGACTAAACGATCGAGTATACCACTCCATGTATCATGTATGATGTTGTTTGCACAAATTTCTGGATGTTGCGGCCTTGTAAAGTGGATGTATGCTCCCTAAGCTCCAGCCTCTGCCTCATATTGCCACTTCTTCGCCTGAAATCTGGTGTGTTTTGTAGGTCAAGTGGCAAATGACGGACAGTTTCCTCGTCTACTGCCTTGCCTCTCCTTGCCACTCGTATTTTAGTCCTTAATTTATCTTTCAGGCGCTTGGCTTACAATTACCTGAACGTGTTTCTTGATCATTGGTTTGGTTATTCCTGCGATTCGCCTCTGTCTTTGATTAATGCTCGTTAATTGTTTTACATTCGAATTCACAGTAGTCATTGAGAGGAACAAATCTACTTGgtattttttttgttgatttttctTTGCAAAATGTATTTAGAAGCAgtacaaataattattttatttttttactagttatattatcaatacaaaattgagataaaaaaatttcttaaaatgaatgaaattatttaaaatttaattatttattaatattaaaaagtattgtcaagtattttaaaaaaatattaattaattactatatatatatatatatatatattgaatttatttaaataatgacaaaaacttatgtaagacggtctcacgggtcgtattttgtgagacggatctcttatttcagtcatccatgaaaaatattattttttatgctaagggtGTGCTTGGTTGATGTGATTAAATAAGGATAGATGAATAATCACATACTTATCTAATTTTTGGTTAAAATGTTAAGATatattaataatcattttgaaCCGGTTTAAGACCtaattttatgattaattatTTGACTATTAATCTAACAAATTAAGTGGATAAGTTATCAACACACCACAAATTACATTTTTATCTTCGTATCTCTTATGaagataaatatttattaaattttaatttattgtgtttaatgattaccgtaatattttcaaatatatttctaataaatatatttaaattaattttaataaacataaattattattataaatatttaattatctatttagttattttaaaaatatttataattatttaaaaaaaacaataatattataatatcactaaactttatttaacattataattaatattcaaaatattactattttaattattaattataaatatttaattatctatcaaattattttaaaaatatttataattattttaagaaaaacaataatattgtaattattattaaaattttatttaacattaacatttaaaatattattgttatttcaattattaaaataaatacatatttacaaatttatttctaataaatatatttaaattaattttaataaatataaattataattataaatatttaattaactatccaattattttaagaatatatatttaattagtatttggataattttggtcattacaataaaatttacaaaattaatccatcgttttaaaatcataccaaacatcaTGTTATTTATCCACCATAATATTAATCCATGTATCttattttttaatcactctaattattaatcatttacttatcatatcacgcgtaccaaacgctgcctaagagtattattttttattgtgaatatcgataaggttgacccgtctcacagataaaaatttatgaGATCGTCTAACAAGAGATCTacttttaaataattgaaattttaaattatcaaatcaaattataaattacatgttattttatttcaatgtttttttCGTCCAAACATTGTGTGAATGCTTCATTCAATAGATCCTAATCCAGATTCGGATACCAAATCCGCCTTCCAATTCAGTTAATAAAAGCATTTCAATAACGTTATACATAAACACCACTCTCGACCAATCTCTTCCTTCGAGCGTGAATCGCACACACCGCATCCTACGATCCCACCATCCACAACCATTGGATCGCGCGTCATTTTAAGTCATCGCTAAAACGTAGGCTAGTGGAGATAACGATAAAGTAACCCCATTTCAAACTGCCACCCGCCTGAGGGCACGTGTGCAGGCTCTTCTGGAGGATTCAGATAAAGAACATCAACGGTCAAATCTCACGGCTGTAAATGATCGCACGTGTCCGGTTAGTCTCTTCGGGTGCCCACGAGGTAGCTTTAGCGTTATCCCCTCTGAAATAAGGCGTCGTGGCGGTGAAGTTTTGGGGCATATTCTTCTTCTTCCTGGAAGAGTGAAAGGTATGGGGAAAAGTTCTCAGCTCGGTTCTTCCTTTGCGTGTGGAATTGTACCTTGAGCTTCCTTTTTGGTGTTCAGGTTTTGGTGGAGAGAAATGGCGGAGGCTTACTCTGGACAGAAGGATGATGTTGTTTCGGTGGAGCTCCCTGCTCCCGGTTCATGGA
This window of the Primulina tabacum isolate GXHZ01 chromosome 12, ASM2559414v2, whole genome shotgun sequence genome carries:
- the LOC142520836 gene encoding uncharacterized protein LOC142520836; protein product: MLLRSSSMPVLNSWLLNSSAVLSSPESDTLPLAFPQVTRIRSVCMTTSFDDSPGRCSLIRQAVDHSDPKLEKNLRRLGAPSPVKIKQEMGHILLSSSGLGAAVGERVDEGCLMNERKKTPQTVAAGGRGGGSKGGGMCGGGRRSDYGSGSDSQDPGSWRGSEITDAYYETMIEANPGNPLFLANYAKFLKEVKGDLTKAEEYCGRAIIANPNDGNVLSLYADLIWQTHKDSARAESYFEQAVKSDPNDCYVLASFARFLWDADEDHEDEEEDLKTSECEVKTYHSPSNFFQDESHWPHLAAAS